The following proteins are encoded in a genomic region of Montipora foliosa isolate CH-2021 chromosome 8, ASM3666993v2, whole genome shotgun sequence:
- the LOC138012449 gene encoding melanopsin-like: protein MHVDSSEWKAMIDLQERPNYLVATETTVLGIIFAVSVLGNTSSCFIMYTSPRLRTWHNLLLLNVIVVDLLATFLCVTPAFTVLLKGKWFGGQALCSFIAYTSSLLLTVSVMTLAVISTSRYFLITNLLRYMTIFKKRNVVWMLLAIWSLAAGCAFPPIVGWGHFTFLPGNAICFVYFNSSLSYAAVYTLLVIGLPVAVIIISFVRVWQAIKTKAPTRSSSMSPTPNASEEIYSARTLLFVVVIVLLCWFPVFLIFLIATFGMEMPRQAALIATYSIFLPSALKPLIYFYTKKQFRAGFFVFARKLPLFKKRKRRNRVSNI from the coding sequence ATGCATGTTGACTCAAGCGAGTGGAAAGCAATGATAGATTTACAGGAAAGACCAAACTATCTTGTTGCTACCGAAACCACTGTTTTAGGAATAATATTTGCTGTTTCGGTTTTGGGGAACACTTCCTCTTGTTTCATCATGTACACAAGCCCTCGTCTGCGTACTTGGCACAATCTACTACTTTTAAATGTCATCGTGGTCGATTTGCTTGCAACTTTTCTGTGTGTGACGCCTGCCTTTACTGTGCTGCTAAAAGGGAAGTGGTTCGGTGGGCAAGCACTTTGTTCATTCATTGCTTACACTTCAAGTCTGCTTCTGACGGTTTCAGTAATGACTTTAGCAGTAATAAGCACCAGTAGGTATTTTCTGATAACGAACCTTTTAAGGTATATGACCATTTTCAAGAAGAGAAATGTTGTGTGGATGTTGTTGGCTATTTGGAGTTTGGCTGCCGGCTGTGCGTTTCCGCCTATCGTTGGTTGGGGTCATTTTACTTTCCTCCCTGGAAACGCAATATGTTTCGTCTATTTTAATTCAAGCTTGTCCTACGCAGCGGTTTATACTCTTTTAGTCATTGGCCTGCCTGTTGCAGTCATTATTATTTCCTTTGTAAGAGTGTGGCAGGCCATCAAAACAAAGGCACCAACCAGGTCGTCATCGATGTCACCAACTCCAAACGCTTCAGAAGAAATCTATTCTGCTAGGACTCTGTTATTTGTTGTCGTAATTGTTCTGCTTTGTTGGTTTCCAGTGTTTCTCATCTTCCTTATCGCAACTTTTGGGATGGAGATGCCGAGGCAAGCTGCCTTGATAGCTACCTACTCGATTTTCTTACCTTCAGCCCTCAAGCCTCTTATCTATTTTTACACGAAGAAGCAATTCCGCGCGGGATTTTTCGTGTTTGCGAGAAAACTTCCTCTCTTTAAAAAACGAAAGCGAAGGAATAGGGTCTCAAACATTTAA
- the LOC138012448 gene encoding cytoplasmic dynein 1 intermediate chain 2-like: MSDRKAELERKRKRLEQIKQARKDKQDQEKSKTPTVQKAGTATTASSKESEIDELLKGIIPDDVIDGRAGGSPLMQKQPESASPGKDIAARSPVQIEKKRPVKLGISQLTQTNIPPKEPVLYNKETQTKNLEPEEAPDEFEATLTAKPKEIEPQTEPEDGGEESREEVPVIELSEEQKEHILNSGEFSKFFDKATRLMERALCETVDITFDYSGAETEDIEGDTLASGKLSFSREFFDERWSRHRTVTCLDWSTQYPELLVASYNNNEDAPHEPDGVALIWNMKYKKESPEYIFHCQSGVMSVTFAKFHPNLIVGGTYSGQIVLWDNRSSKKTPVQRTPLSATAHTHPVYCVNVVGTQNAHNLISVSTDGKMCSWSLDMLSQPQDSMELQYKQSKAVAVTSLSFLAGDVNNFVVGSEEGSVYTACRHGSKAGISDIFEGHYGPATGIDTHSAAGPIDFSYLFLTSSFDWTIKLWSHKNPRPLYSFEDNGDYVYDVQWSPIHPALFAAVDGAGRLDLWNLNNDTEVPTASTHSESMTSLNRLRWTHSGHQISVGDDDGHVFIYDVGEQIAVPRPDEWSRFQNTIQEIQANASSVGEIGSPKISPSKLPFS, from the exons ATGTCTGATCGAAAAGCTGAGCTAGAAAGAAAGCGGAAACGCTTAGAACAGATTAAACAAGCTCGGAAGGATAAG CAAGACCAGGAGAAAAGCAAAACGCCCACAGTACAAAAGGCTGGTACAGCAACAACAGCAAGCAGCAAGGAATCTGAAATTGATGAGCTGCTCAAGGGAATTATACCTGACGATGTGATAGATGGCAGGGCAG GGGGATCACCTCTGATGCAAAAACAACCTGAATCAGCCAGTCCAGGAAAAGATATAGCTGCAAGATCTCCTGTGCAAAT agaaaagaaaagaccTGTCAAGTTGGGTATTTCCCAGCTTACCCAGACCAACATACCACCTAAG GAACCTGTTTTatacaacaaagaaacacaaacaaaaaatttgGAACCTGAAGAGGCACCAG ACGAATTTGAAGCCACTCTTACTGCAAAACCAAAGGAGATAGAACCACAAACAGAACCTGAAGATGGTGGAGAAGAAAGCAGAGAGGAAG TTCCTGTTATAGAGCTCAGtgaagaacagaaggaacacATACTAAATTCAGGAGAATTTAGCAAGTTCTTTGATAAAGCTACAAGGCTGATGGAAAGAGCTCTATGTGAAACCGTGGACATAACATTTGATTACTCTGGTGCTGAGACAGAAGACATAGAGGG AGATACCCTCGCATCTGGCAAACTGTCATTCAGTCGAGAATTCTTTGATGAAAGGTGGTCAAGGCATAGAACAGTGACTTGCTTGGACTGGTCTACACAG TACCCAGAGTTGCTTGTAGCTTCATATAACAATAATGAGGATGCTCCTCATGAACCAGATGGCGTGGCATTGATATGGAACATGAAATACAAGAAAGAGTCTCCAGAATACATTTTCCACTGTCAG TCTGGGGTGATGTCCGTCACATTTGCCAAGTTTCATCCCAATTTGATCGTTGGTGGCACATATTCTGGTCAAATAGTATTATGGGATAATAGGAGCAGTAAAAAGACCCCTGTACAGAGAACACCTCTCTCTGCTACTGCTCACACG CATCCTGTGTATTGTGTCAATGTTGTGGGAACCCAGAATGCTCATAATCTGATCAGTGTCTCAACTGATGGTAAAATGTGTTCATGGAGTCTTGACATGCTGTCTCAGCCACAG gacagTATGGAACTGCAGTACAAACAATCCAAAGCGGTAGCAGTGACCTCTTTGTCTTTCTTAGCTGGTGATGTTAATAACTTCGTGGTTGGCAGCGAGGAAGGCTCTGTGTACACCGCCTGCCGACATGGAAG CAAGGCTGGTATTAGTGACATATTTGAAGGTCATTACGGTCCAGCGACAGGTATCGATACCCACTCAGCGGCCGGGCCAATCGACTTCTCTTATTTGTTTTTAACCTCATCATTTGATTGGACCATCAAACTCTGGAGTCACAAG AACCCGCGGCCCCTTTATTCGTTTGAAGACAATGGTGATTATGTATATGATGTACAGTGGTCACCAATCCACCCTGCTTTATTCGCGGCAGTGGACGGCGCAGGAAGATTGGACCTGTGGAATCTTAATAATGATACTGag GTGCCCACAGCCAGCACTCATTCCGAATCAATGACATCACTGAACCGGTTGCGATGGACACACTCTGGTCACCAGATCTCTGTGGGTGATGATGATGGTCACGTGTTCATTTACGATGTTGGCGAG CAAATCGCTGTACCAAGACCCGATGAGTGGTCCAGATTCCAGAATACTATCCAGGAAATCCAAGCCAACGCTTCGTCCGTCGGCGAAATCGGTTCTCCAAAGATCTCTCCTTCCAAGTTACCATTTAGTTAA